The nucleotide window GGACATCAAGACCACTGCCCTGTTCACGATCGAAGGCGAACTGGACGATATCTCGGGCAGCGGCCAGACGCAGGCCGCGCATGAGCTGTGCACCGGCATTCCTGCCAAGCGAAGGGCCCATTTCACGGCGCCTTCGTGTGGTCACTACGGCATCTTCTCGGGTAGCCGCTGGCGCAACGTGATCTATCCGCAGATCCGCGACTTCATTGCCAGGCACGCCTGATCGCAAGCCGTCGTTCGTCGGATAAAAACAAACCGCCGCGCGGGCCGAAGCCCCCGCGGCGGTTTGTTTTTTCCTGCATGCCGCAACGCGAACGAACGCGGCCGCGCTGCCTCAGCGCATACGCAGCGTGTCGAGCAGCATCCGGGTGTTGAACGCGGAATAGGACTTGCGCGACTCCCCGACCATCACATCGCGCCCCATGACGATGGCCAGCGTGTGGCGATTCGACATCACGTAGTAACCCATGGCGGAAATCGTCACGTAGAGATCGACCGGATCGATGCCCTCGCGAATCTCCCCGCTGGCCTCGCCCCGCTTGAGCGTCTGCGCGAGCAGCTCCACGATGGGTGAGATCCGCTGGCGAATTTCGGTCGACTGCCGCATCGACCGGGCCTCGTGCAGATTCTCGTTGTTGATCAGTTGGATCAGCTCGGGATGCTCGGCGTAGTAATCCCACACGAAGTGGGCCAGCTCGGCCACCGCGTCGAGCGGCGCGAGCACGTCGAGTCTGAGCGCGTGTTCGGCGCGGTTGAATTCGCCATAGACCTCTTCGAGCACGGCCAGATAAAGCTGGTCCTTGTTGCCGAAGTAGTAATACAGCATACGTTCATTGATGTCGGCCCGGCGAGCGATGCTATCCACGCGGGCACCGCTGGAACCCCGCTCCGCAAACTCCTCGATCGCCGCGGCAAGAATGCGCTGGCGGGTACGTTCGGGGTCCCGTTTGATCTTGGTTTGGGATGTGGTCATGATCGGCCGGTCGTTCTCAACGGGCGGAATTATGGCACATCGGTTCAGTGTTTCCGCAAAATGCAGGATAATTTGACTTTCCGCAGAATCCCCCGCAAACGACGTGTCCGAAGTCACCGCGCTCGCGCAGCGCATCGATGCCCTATTGCCCCAAACGCAGTGCACCAAGTGCGGTTACGAAGGCTGCCGCCCTTATGCCGACGCGATTGCCAGCGGCGAGGCCAGTTACAACCAATGCCCGCCCGGCGGCGCGCAGGGCGTGGCACGCCTGGCGCAACTGCTCGGGCGCCCCGTCATCCCCCTCAATCCGCAGAACGGCATCGAGCGCCCGCGTCCGCGCGCCGTCATCGACGAATCGCTATGCATCGGTTGCACGCTTTGCCTGCAGGCCTGCCCGGTCGACGCCATCGTCGGCGCCGCCAAGCTCATGCACACCGTCATCGAAGCGCGCTGCACCGGCTGCGATCTGTGCGTCCCGCCCTGTCCGGTCGACTGCATCGACATGGTGCCGGTGACGGGCGAGCGAACCGGCTGGGACGCCTGGTCGCCCCCGCAAGCCGACGCCGCCCGCGCACATTTCGAAGCCCATCAGGCACGCCTGGCGAAGGAAAAGGCTGAACGCGAAGCGCGTCTGGCCGCCCGCGCGGCGCGTGTCGCGCAAGCCGGTGGATCGAAAGGGCCGGACGCCAGCGCCGTCGTGCCCGCCGTCTCGCAGGTCGAAACAAGCACGCCCCCCCTGTCGCCCCAGGAGGTCGACGCCGCAGCGGCAGCGGCAGCGGCCCGCAAGCAGGCCATCATCCAGGCCGCGCTGGAGCGCGCCCGGCAAAAGAAGGCTGCGCTGGCGGCCGAGGGACTGGGTCCGAGGAA belongs to Pandoraea pnomenusa and includes:
- the rsxB gene encoding electron transport complex subunit RsxB — protein: MSEVTALAQRIDALLPQTQCTKCGYEGCRPYADAIASGEASYNQCPPGGAQGVARLAQLLGRPVIPLNPQNGIERPRPRAVIDESLCIGCTLCLQACPVDAIVGAAKLMHTVIEARCTGCDLCVPPCPVDCIDMVPVTGERTGWDAWSPPQADAARAHFEAHQARLAKEKAEREARLAARAARVAQAGGSKGPDASAVVPAVSQVETSTPPLSPQEVDAAAAAAAARKQAIIQAALERARQKKAALAAEGLGPRNTENVSAAVQAQIDEAEARRKRLGLSPASPHGDGDDAKTV
- a CDS encoding TetR/AcrR family transcriptional regulator, whose product is MTTSQTKIKRDPERTRQRILAAAIEEFAERGSSGARVDSIARRADINERMLYYYFGNKDQLYLAVLEEVYGEFNRAEHALRLDVLAPLDAVAELAHFVWDYYAEHPELIQLINNENLHEARSMRQSTEIRQRISPIVELLAQTLKRGEASGEIREGIDPVDLYVTISAMGYYVMSNRHTLAIVMGRDVMVGESRKSYSAFNTRMLLDTLRMR